The Prevotella sp. E9-3 genome has a window encoding:
- the gap gene encoding type I glyceraldehyde-3-phosphate dehydrogenase has protein sequence MTKVAINGFGRIGRLAFRQMFEAEGYEVVAINDLTSPKMLAHLLKYDTAQGGFCGKIGENKHTVEAGEDYIVVDGKKITIYAIPNAAELPWGKLDVDVVLECTGFYTSKEKASAHLTAGAKKVVISAPAGNDLPTIVYNVNHKTLTPADTVISAASCTTNCLAPMTKALNDLAPIQSGIMTTVHAYTGDQMILDGPQRKGDVQRARAGAQNIVPNSTGAAKAIGLVIPELNGKLIGAAQRVPTPTGSTTILHAVVKGDVTVESINAAMKAAANESFGYTEEKLVSSDIIGMKFGSLFDANQTMVSKMEDGNSLVQVVSWYDNENSYTSQMVRTIKYLAELK, from the coding sequence ATGACAAAAGTAGCTATTAACGGCTTTGGCCGTATCGGTCGCCTCGCATTCCGTCAGATGTTCGAGGCTGAAGGTTATGAAGTAGTAGCAATCAACGACTTGACCAGCCCCAAAATGCTGGCTCACCTGCTGAAGTACGATACCGCTCAGGGTGGTTTCTGCGGCAAGATTGGTGAGAACAAGCACACTGTAGAGGCTGGTGAGGATTACATCGTAGTTGATGGTAAGAAGATCACTATCTATGCTATTCCTAACGCTGCTGAGCTGCCTTGGGGTAAGCTGGATGTAGATGTAGTTCTGGAGTGCACAGGTTTCTACACATCTAAGGAGAAGGCTTCTGCTCACCTCACTGCTGGTGCTAAGAAGGTTGTTATCTCTGCTCCTGCTGGTAACGATCTGCCTACTATCGTTTACAATGTAAACCACAAGACTCTGACTCCTGCTGACACTGTTATCAGCGCTGCTTCTTGTACAACAAACTGCCTGGCTCCTATGACAAAGGCTCTGAACGACCTCGCTCCAATCCAGAGCGGTATCATGACAACTGTTCACGCTTACACAGGTGACCAGATGATCCTCGACGGTCCTCAGCGCAAGGGTGATGTTCAGCGCGCTCGTGCTGGTGCTCAGAACATCGTTCCTAACTCAACTGGTGCTGCTAAGGCTATCGGTCTCGTTATCCCCGAGCTGAACGGTAAGCTGATCGGTGCTGCTCAGCGCGTTCCAACTCCTACAGGTTCTACCACTATCCTGCACGCTGTTGTTAAGGGTGATGTAACTGTTGAGAGCATCAACGCTGCCATGAAGGCTGCTGCTAACGAGAGCTTCGGTTACACTGAGGAGAAGCTTGTTTCTAGCGACATCATCGGTATGAAGTTCGGTTCACTCTTCGACGCTAACCAGACCATGGTAAGCAAGATGGAGGACGGCAACTCACTCGTACAGGTTGTTTCTTGGTACGACAATGAGAACTCTTACACTTCTCAGATGGTTCGTACCATTAAGTACCTCGCTGAGCTGAAATAA
- the mscL gene encoding large-conductance mechanosensitive channel protein MscL: MGFIKEFKEFAMRGNVMDMAVGVIIGGAFGKIVSSLVNDVIMPPIGWLIGGINFTDLSVKLPVNPLTPEQEPVTINYGAFLQTTLDFLIVAFCIFLLIKGINKLSNLKKKEEEAAAAAPEAPKGPTQEELLTEIRDLLKQK, from the coding sequence ATGGGATTTATTAAAGAATTCAAAGAATTTGCCATGCGTGGCAACGTGATGGACATGGCTGTCGGTGTAATCATTGGCGGTGCATTTGGAAAAATCGTAAGTTCATTGGTAAACGATGTCATTATGCCGCCCATTGGATGGCTGATTGGCGGTATAAACTTTACCGATCTCAGTGTGAAATTGCCCGTAAATCCTCTCACCCCAGAACAGGAGCCAGTAACTATTAATTATGGCGCATTCTTACAGACCACACTTGATTTTCTAATTGTGGCTTTCTGTATTTTCCTACTTATCAAGGGTATCAATAAGTTGTCGAACTTGAAGAAAAAAGAGGAAGAGGCTGCAGCAGCCGCTCCTGAAGCTCCAAAGGGTCCCACCCAGGAAGAACTGCTGACCGAGATTCGCGATTTGCTGAAACAGAAGTAA